The proteins below are encoded in one region of Populus alba chromosome 2, ASM523922v2, whole genome shotgun sequence:
- the LOC118042282 gene encoding cytochrome P450 76T24: MEYLFYLLLISLTWACLHVLNASVLLRRKSGCTVLPPGPRQLPIIGNILALGDKPHRTLAKLSQTYGPLMTLKLGRITTIVISSPNIAKEAFQKHDQALSSRTVADALRGHHENSILWLPASTHWRFLRKLTATQMFTPQRLDASQALRGKKVQEMLEHVHEKCNNGHAVDIRRSVFTTSLNLISNTFFSLDIANYNSDLSQEFSDLVVGVTEQIGKPNIADYFPILRLVDPQGVRRKTNNYLKRLAQIFDGIINERTRPSSSVASKASHDILDALLILAKENNTELSSTDIQVLLIDFFIGGTDTTSSTVEWAMTELLLNPDKMVKAKNELQQVEGPVQESDISRFPYLQAIVKETFRLHPPVPLLLPRKAVSEVEMQGFTVPKNAQILINIWAIGRDPAIWPDPNSFRPERFLECQADVKGRDFELIPFGAGRRICPGLPLGHKMVHFTLASLIHSFDWKIADDQTPEDIDMSETFGLTLHKSEPLRAIPMKT, translated from the exons ATGGAGTACCTTTTTTACCTGCTACTAATTTCTTTAACTTGGGCATGTCTACACGTGCTCAACGCATCCGTTCTACTTCGCCGGAAGTCCGGTTGCACCGTCCTCCCACCTGGCCCTCGCCAATTGCCGATAATTGGAAACATACTAGCCCTCGGTGACAAGCCCCACCGAACACTTGCTAAACTCTCACAAACTTATGGACCTTTAATGACCCTCAAGCTTGGTAGGATAACCACAATAGTCATCTCCTCTCCGAATATTGCCAAAGAAGCATTTCAGAAACATGACCAAGCCTTGTCTAGCAGAACAGTCGCAGATGCTCTTCGTGGACACCACGAAAACTCAATCTTATGGTTGCCTGCGTCGACTCATTGGAGATTTCTCAGAAAACTCACTGCCACACAAATGTTCACTCCGCAAAGGCTTGATGCCAGCCAAGCCCTCCGTGGAAAGAAGGTTCAAGAAATGCTAGAACATGTTCATGAAAAGTGCAACAACGGACACGCTGTTGACATTCGTCGATCTGTTTTCACAACTTcccttaatttaatttcaaacaccTTCTTCTCTCTTGATATAGCCAATTACAATTCTGATTTGTCTCAAGAATTCAGCGATCTCGTGGTTGGTGTCACGGAACAAATTGGCAAGCCAAATATTGCCGACTATTTCCCAATACTTCGATTAGTAGATCCACAAGGTGTAAGACGAAAGACGaacaattatttgaaaagattaGCTCAAATTTTTGATGGTATCATCAACGAGAGGACACGACCTTCTTCTTCGGTTGCATCCAAGGCAAGCCATGATATACTTGATGCCCTGCTGATTCTAGCCAAAGAGAACAATACTGAATTGAGCTCCACCGACATACAGGTTTTGCTTATT GATTTTTTCATTGGGGGCACTGACACTACCTCAAGCACAGTGGAGTGGGCAATGACAGAGTTATTACTGAACCCTGATAAAATGGTCAAAGCCAAAAATGAGCTCCAACAAGTCGAAGGACCAGTTCAAGAATCAGACATCTCCAGGTTTCCTTACCTTCAAGCAATAGTCAAAGAGACATTTCGGCTGCACCCACCAGTTCCACTCCTGCTGCCCCGTAAAGCCGTATCCGAAGTAGAGATGCAAGGCTTCACAGTGCCCAAAAATGCACAAATACTAATCAATATTTGGGCAATAGGAAGAGATCCAGCCATATGGCCAGATCCTAATTCGTTCAGGCCTGAAAGGTTCCTAGAATGCCAAGCTGACGTGAAAGGAAGAGATTTTGAGCTAATTCCATTTGGAGCAGGAAGAAGGATTTGCCCTGGATTGCCTTTGGGCCACAAGATGGTGCATTTTACGTTGGCATCTCTCATCCACTCTTTTGATTGGAAGATTGCCGATGACCAGACACCAGAGGATATAGACATGAGTGAAACGTTTGGGCTTACATTACATAAGAGTGAGCCTCTCCGGGCTATACCCATGAAAACGTGA